A genomic segment from Spinacia oleracea cultivar Varoflay chromosome 3, BTI_SOV_V1, whole genome shotgun sequence encodes:
- the LOC110791031 gene encoding uncharacterized protein: MAAAKELRKPVMATVRLTINATQAKPGPLVGAILGQLKLNLMAFCKDFNARTQKYSIDTPMSVSLIAYKDQTFDYVIKSPTVSWFLKKAAGIDSASTRPGHIVASLVTLKHVYEIANIKKEDPGCKHLEVESVCKSIIGTAKSMGIKVVKELE; encoded by the coding sequence ATGGCGGCAGCAAAAGAGCTAAGGAAACCAGTAATGGCGACAGTACGTCTAACAATTAACGCAACTCAAGCTAAACCAGGTCCACTCGTGGGAGCAATCTTAGGTCAATTAAAGCTCAATCTCATGGCTTTTTGCAAGGATTTCAACGCCCGTACTCAAAAGTACAGCATTGATACTCCCATGTCTGTCTCCCTCATCGCATACAAGGATCAAACCTTCGACTATGTCATCAAATCTCCCACTGTTTCATGGTTTCTCAAAAAAGCTGCAGGTATCGACTCCGCTAGTACTCGCCCTGGACATATTGTCGCTTCGTTAGTAACATTGAAGCATGTGTATGAGATTGCTAATATTAAGAAGGAAGATCCTGGCTGTAAGCATTTGGAGGTTGAGAGTGTTTGTAAGTCTATTATTGGTACTGCTAAATCTATGGGGATTAAGGTTGTTAAAGAGTTggaatga